Sequence from the Mixophyes fleayi isolate aMixFle1 chromosome 4, aMixFle1.hap1, whole genome shotgun sequence genome:
AGTTTGCTTTATTTTGGTAAATTCTAGGTCCGGGCAATTAACATGAGTGTGGATAACTCTTAATATTCCTGGCTAGAGTTATTAAGGATATTGCGGTGAACATAAGTAGGTTGCTCTCCGTGTCCATATTGTTGTGGATGGGGGAACAGAGTCTCTGATGACCTATAGAAAGGGTCAAGTTGATACATTTTGCGATTAAATACAGTGTTATAAAATGACCCCTTATGGGTTTACTGTACTACAGATAGAGGTGATGTGggtgtacaaatgtattttttcttgGATGAATATTTATTCAAGTGAATCAGGGACTCTAGTAGGAGAGGCATTAATGCGGACAGCGTGAGGGTGCACTGATATTATGCACTAGTTGTAGTAATGATATGTAAAAGTAGTAGTGAGATTATACATTACATAACATGAGCAGGTTGAAGTACAGGGTGTTGTAAGAGCAGCCTGCAGTGTATAACATGAACACGTTACAATGCATATCATGAAGAGGTTGCAATGATGACATTGATAAGTTGCAGTTCATGGTACTGATATAGGTTAGTTGCATGGCACTGGTAGACTGTAGTGCCTAATTATTAGCAGGTTGCAGTGCCTGGTATGAGCATGATGCCTTATCTATTATATGCagattttaatttatgatattGGCAGGTTGCAATGGCTTGTGCAAATTAGTAGCAATGCTTGCATGATGTAAATAGATTGCAGTGCATGGTAGCAGCGCCTGGCATGAACATACTGCAGTGCACAGGTGGAAGTGTCTGGTATGAGCCAAGTGCAGTGCCTGGTTTGGGCAGGTTGGGTGCATGGTGTGAATAGGTTGCAGTGCCAGGTTTGGCCAGGTTGAGTTGCATGGTATGAGTAGGTGGCAGTGCCTGGTATGAGCAGATTGCAGTGTGAGATTTGGGCAGGTTGCACTGCATGGTATGAACAGGTTGCAGTGCCTGGTATGAGCAGATTGCAGTGTAGGATTTGGGCAGGTTGCACTGCATGGTATGAACAGGTTGCAGTGCCTGGTATGAGCAGATTGCAGTGTATTATTTGGGCAGGTTGCATTGCATAGTATGAACAGGTTGCAGTGCCAGGTTTGGGCAGGTTGCATTGCATGGTATGAATAGGTGGCAGTGCCTGGTATGAGCAGATTGCAGTGCCAGGTTTGGGCAGGTTGCATTGCATGGTATGAATAGGTGGCAGTGCCTGGTATGAGCAGATTGCAGTGCCAGGTTTGGGAAGGTTGCATTGCATGGTATGAATAGGTGGCAGTGCCGGGTATGAGCAGATTGCAGTGCCAGGTTTGGGCAGGTTGCACTACATGGTATGAACAGGTTGCAGTACAGACTGAAGGGCATGGTATGAACAGGTTGCAGTACAGACTGGAGGGCATGGTATGAACAGGTTGCAGTACAGACTGGAGGGCATGGTATGAACAGGTTGCAGTACAGACTGGAGGGCATGGTATGAGCAGGTTGATGTTGTTGCCAGCCTCCAGCTCAgcccctctctcactctgtctgcAGTTGTTTATTCAGCGCTCGCAGCGGCACGCGCCAGGCGCACGCACTGGAACAACAAACCACAGAGAATGGAGCCCGGGGAGAGGGGCGGGGCCAGGCAGCGCGCGTAGAGCTTGTGCCCATTGAAAAGGCAGCGGTGGCCGAGCGACCCCAGCACTCAGTGTAGCGAGCCAGGGAACGTGCGGGACAGAGCGCGGGGCTCGCCTCTTACACAGTCTCACCCGCACAGCCAGAGTAACACGCGAGCGACACGAGTCTCCCTCACTGCTCGGCCAGCCACAGCTATAGCCAGATGGACAGCACTGCCAAGGCGGAGAGCGGCTCCAGCCAGCACTTCTTGCAGCCAGCCTGCTACTTTGCACAGAGCCTACAGCTCAGCCCGTCAGATGGACAGCAGTCCGGCGGCAAGTCCGTGCCAAAGCAGGTGAAGAGGCAGCGCTCGACATCCCCGGAGCTGATGAGGTGCAAGAGGAGGCTAAACTTCAACGGCTTCGGGTACAGCCTCCCCCAGCAGCAACCGGCAGCCGTGGCCAGGAGGAACGAACGGGAGAGGAACAGGGTGAAGCTGGTCAACTTGGGCTTTGCCACCCTACGGGAACACGTCCCCAATGGGGCTGCGAACAAGAAGATGAGCAAAGTGGAGACCCTGCGCTCCGCGGTAGAATACATCCGAGCGCTGCAGCAACTGCTGGACGAACACGATGCTGTCAGTGCTGCTTTCCAGTCCGGGGTGCTGTCACCTACCATCTCCCCAAACTATTGTCATGACATGAACTCTATGGCGGGGTCTCCTGTCTCTTCCTATTCTTCAGATGAAGGATCCTATGATCCCCTGAGTCCAGAGGAGCAGGACCTGCTAGACTTCACCACTTGGTTCTgagccttaaggaacaggtgagttgtcTTCATCCTCAATCCATACTTTGCACTGGTCTGCTGAGATTGTCATGTGCATGCTGTTATATATTTCTGCAGTGACATAGTAGTTCCTTATCCTGCTCTTACAAGTGTCAAAGTAGACAGTCTGTCTGACAGTAAAGACATTAATGTGTAACCCGTCCTTTGATGTTGCGCCTTTTCCTTGTCTGTATAACTAGAATGAATAACTGATCGGTTTCTTTGTATTTCAGGACTGCTGCCCAGCCTGCAGATTCACCTTACTGCTCGGAAAGAGAAAGTGAAGCACATGGGAGCTACGAGCCTCTCGAGAACACTGAAGCACTACATTTGCACTCCCGCGGGGTCCATAGGATGAGCGCAGAGACTTGAACCTGTGGAAGACACGAGTGGTGAAGCACACACCATTCTGCTCACACAAGGAAGAGC
This genomic interval carries:
- the ASCL1 gene encoding achaete-scute homolog 1, producing MDSTAKAESGSSQHFLQPACYFAQSLQLSPSDGQQSGGKSVPKQVKRQRSTSPELMRCKRRLNFNGFGYSLPQQQPAAVARRNERERNRVKLVNLGFATLREHVPNGAANKKMSKVETLRSAVEYIRALQQLLDEHDAVSAAFQSGVLSPTISPNYCHDMNSMAGSPVSSYSSDEGSYDPLSPEEQDLLDFTTWF